A section of the Hevea brasiliensis isolate MT/VB/25A 57/8 chromosome 17, ASM3005281v1, whole genome shotgun sequence genome encodes:
- the LOC131175420 gene encoding uncharacterized protein LOC131175420, translating into MAQPLHHHSEYMEWYRRVARRWISISGAAIGCVEDAIEDCLLKLQNPSTENVAEVKHTLRKMMIALEEESRLCQMPPPQSAPQATTFNDELEEDQPINQPEPSHRAARRQSRPA; encoded by the exons ATGGCACAACCACTCCACCATCATTCTGAATATATGGAGTGGTATCGTCGAGTTGCAAGACGTTGGATCTCAATAAGTGGAGCTGCCATTGGTTGTGTG GAGGATGCAATTGAGGATTGTTTGCTAAAATTACAGAACCCATCAACAGAAAATGTGGCTGAAGTTAAACATACATTAAGAAAAATGATGATTGCTCTAGAGGAAGAAAGTCGGCTTTGCCAAATGCCACCTCCTCAGTCCGCACCTCAAGCAACAACCTTTAATGATGAATTAGAAGAGGACCAACCCATCAACCAGCCTGAGCCCTCACATAGAGCAGCACGACGCCAATCACGTCCTGCTTGA